A genomic segment from Flavobacterium inviolabile encodes:
- a CDS encoding polysaccharide deacetylase family protein: MILLSFDIEEFDMPFEYSKDISFEDQMQISIEGSHKILDLLEKHEVRATFFSTATFAIHAPEIIERIKRAGHELASHTYYHSDFKVPHLRESREKLEALSGMKVTGFRMPRMMPVDEKEVAKAGYTYNSSINPTFLPGRYNNLHISRTYYMQDNVLQIPASVSPLVRFPLFWLSFHNLPLNLYSWMAKKTYQKDQYLNIYFHPWEFTDLDDFERFGFPGYVRKNTGVKMEERLDRFIAKMKKNQLPFGTFQEFIRTIQK, from the coding sequence ATGATTTTATTAAGTTTTGATATTGAAGAGTTCGATATGCCTTTTGAGTATTCAAAGGACATTTCTTTTGAAGATCAAATGCAAATATCAATAGAAGGCTCTCATAAAATCCTGGATTTACTGGAGAAACATGAGGTCAGAGCCACTTTTTTCAGTACGGCAACTTTTGCCATTCACGCGCCGGAAATTATCGAAAGAATCAAAAGAGCAGGGCATGAGCTGGCTTCCCATACTTATTATCATTCCGATTTTAAAGTGCCGCATTTACGGGAATCCCGGGAAAAACTGGAAGCTTTATCCGGCATGAAAGTAACCGGTTTCAGAATGCCCAGAATGATGCCCGTTGATGAAAAAGAAGTGGCAAAAGCCGGATATACTTACAACAGTTCCATCAATCCGACCTTTTTACCGGGAAGGTATAACAACCTGCATATTTCCAGAACCTATTATATGCAGGACAATGTTTTACAAATACCGGCTTCTGTTAGTCCGCTGGTACGTTTTCCGCTGTTTTGGCTGTCATTTCATAACCTGCCCTTGAATTTGTACAGCTGGATGGCAAAGAAAACCTATCAGAAAGACCAATACCTCAACATTTATTTCCATCCCTGGGAGTTTACCGACCTGGATGATTTTGAGCGTTTTGGTTTTCCGGGTTATGTGCGCAAAAATACCGGTGTCAAAATGGAAGAGAGGCTGGATCGCTTTATTGCAAAAATGAAAAAAAACCAGTTGCCGTTCGGTACTTTTCAGGAGTTTATCCGTACGATTCAAAAATAA
- a CDS encoding glycosyltransferase family 2 protein, translating to MRKLVSIIIPAYNEAENVRHIFDKIKVVFDTLPYNWEAIFIDDGSKDETINTVMALSKENNNVYFLEFSKNFGHQLAVKAGLDNAYGDCVVSLDCDAQHPPEIIPDMLVKWEEGYDIVYTIREEDKRLSKAKRSTSNLFYKLVNSLSDIELEAGTADFRLLDRKVVNVFRNFHETEPFLRGLIKWLGFKQHGIHYSPAERFAGSSKYSVKKMIHLALHGVTSFSIKPLYTAVYLGLSMSLLSLLYIPYVIYAFYSHIEVSGWASTIMTIVFFGGLQLIMLGIIGIYVGKMFMQTKNRPNYIIRSTNLKDQS from the coding sequence ATGCGAAAATTAGTTTCCATAATCATCCCGGCTTATAATGAAGCCGAAAATGTCCGGCACATCTTTGATAAAATCAAGGTTGTTTTTGATACGTTACCCTATAACTGGGAGGCTATTTTTATTGATGACGGGAGTAAAGACGAAACGATAAATACGGTTATGGCTTTGTCTAAAGAAAATAATAATGTTTATTTTTTAGAGTTTTCAAAAAATTTCGGGCATCAGTTAGCGGTTAAAGCCGGTTTGGACAATGCCTATGGGGACTGTGTGGTTTCTCTGGACTGCGATGCACAGCATCCGCCGGAAATCATTCCGGATATGCTGGTAAAATGGGAGGAAGGCTATGATATTGTTTATACCATCCGGGAAGAAGACAAACGCCTTTCGAAAGCCAAGCGCAGTACTTCCAATCTTTTTTACAAGCTGGTTAATTCCCTATCGGATATTGAACTGGAAGCCGGTACGGCCGATTTCCGTTTGCTGGACCGTAAAGTGGTCAATGTATTCCGCAATTTCCACGAAACAGAACCTTTTTTAAGAGGGCTGATCAAATGGCTGGGCTTTAAGCAGCACGGTATTCACTATTCGCCGGCCGAACGTTTTGCCGGAAGCAGTAAATATTCCGTAAAAAAAATGATTCATCTGGCGTTACACGGCGTAACGTCTTTTAGTATAAAACCACTGTATACCGCGGTTTATTTAGGACTGAGCATGTCCCTGCTGTCCCTGTTATACATTCCTTACGTGATTTATGCTTTTTACAGCCATATTGAAGTATCCGGATGGGCTTCCACCATTATGACCATCGTTTTCTTTGGCGGTTTACAGCTCATCATGCTGGGAATTATCGGGATTTATGTGGGCAAAATGTTTATGCAGACTAAGAACCGGCCGAATTATATTATCCGTTCTACCAATTTAAAAGACCAGTCATGA
- a CDS encoding glycosyltransferase family 87 protein, giving the protein MNPKYIFGILVILAGLIAVKQFTNGSYNNYSIFKYTFWHLIESKSLYDHYPAEYWDRNHYGPVFAIFIAPFALLPDYLGMFFWNVCSVLVFAFGIYSLPLSNKIKAIITLICANELITALLSFQFNIFLTGAILIAFSFTLKNKNLIATFPIISCAFIKLYGVVGLAFFFFTKKKISFILGLVFWTVLLFVLPMVLSSPKFIIDTYVEWFNTLVYKNSSNISLDSYQDISIMGLVRRTLGDPTIPNSPFLLGGVLLFGSTYLRISQYRFLEYRLLLLASTLIFTVIFSSGSESPTYIIAFTGVAIWFMSKSKHTKWDIALLVFAILLTSFSPTDLFPKVARVFIRNHALKALPCVIIWFTIIYEMLTKDFKPKSVTVCEN; this is encoded by the coding sequence TTGAATCCAAAATATATTTTTGGAATCCTTGTCATTTTAGCCGGATTAATTGCGGTAAAACAATTTACGAACGGTAGTTACAACAACTATTCGATTTTCAAATACACGTTCTGGCACCTCATCGAATCCAAATCACTTTACGACCACTATCCTGCCGAATATTGGGATCGCAATCACTACGGTCCTGTATTTGCCATCTTTATTGCCCCTTTTGCCCTTTTACCGGACTATCTGGGAATGTTTTTCTGGAATGTATGCAGTGTACTGGTTTTTGCATTCGGTATTTACAGCCTGCCGCTTTCCAATAAAATCAAGGCAATAATTACGCTTATCTGTGCGAATGAGCTGATCACCGCTTTGCTTAGCTTTCAGTTTAATATTTTCCTTACAGGAGCCATCTTGATTGCTTTTTCCTTTACGTTAAAAAATAAAAACCTGATTGCGACTTTCCCGATAATCAGTTGTGCGTTTATAAAACTTTACGGCGTTGTGGGACTGGCATTTTTCTTCTTTACCAAGAAAAAGATCTCGTTTATCCTGGGGCTGGTTTTCTGGACGGTATTGCTTTTTGTACTGCCCATGGTATTGTCTTCCCCTAAGTTCATAATCGATACCTATGTAGAATGGTTCAACACTTTGGTTTATAAAAATTCTTCCAATATTTCACTGGATTCGTATCAGGATATTTCAATCATGGGACTGGTACGCAGAACGTTAGGTGATCCTACAATCCCGAATTCCCCGTTTTTACTGGGCGGTGTTTTGTTATTCGGGTCTACTTACCTTCGCATCAGTCAATACCGCTTTCTGGAATACCGTTTATTGCTTTTGGCATCCACGTTAATTTTTACGGTGATCTTTAGCAGCGGATCCGAATCGCCAACGTATATTATTGCTTTTACAGGTGTTGCCATCTGGTTTATGAGCAAGTCAAAACATACCAAATGGGATATTGCATTACTGGTTTTTGCAATCCTGCTGACTTCATTTTCACCAACCGATTTATTCCCGAAAGTGGCCCGTGTTTTCATCAGAAATCATGCCTTGAAAGCACTTCCCTGTGTAATAATCTGGTTTACTATTATTTATGAAATGCTAACGAAAGATTTCAAACCTAAATCCGTTACCGTATGCGAAAATTAG
- the rpiB gene encoding ribose 5-phosphate isomerase B → MNISIGNDHAGPDYKQAIVKHLEAKGHIVTNHGTDTFDSVDYPDFGHAVATDVTAGKAVFGIVICGSGNGIAITANKHQGIRAALCWTKEIAVLARQHNDANIISIPARFTSIPQAVEMVEAFLTTDFEGGRHANRVNKIPFCQ, encoded by the coding sequence ATGAATATTTCAATTGGAAATGACCATGCCGGTCCGGATTATAAACAAGCTATTGTAAAACACTTAGAAGCAAAAGGACACATCGTTACCAACCACGGTACAGATACTTTTGACAGTGTTGATTATCCCGATTTCGGACATGCGGTAGCAACGGATGTTACAGCAGGAAAAGCTGTTTTTGGTATTGTAATCTGCGGCAGCGGAAACGGAATTGCCATTACAGCAAACAAACACCAGGGTATCAGAGCCGCGTTGTGTTGGACTAAGGAAATTGCGGTTTTGGCACGTCAGCACAATGATGCAAACATTATCAGCATCCCGGCGCGTTTTACATCGATACCACAGGCCGTAGAAATGGTGGAAGCGTTTTTAACGACGGATTTTGAAGGCGGCAGACATGCCAACCGGGTGAATAAAATCCCGTTTTGTCAATAA
- a CDS encoding T9SS type A sorting domain-containing protein, whose translation MKKITLLLLLTSFTFSFAQTASPSPYCASNYSNEPFALPDYFITSVVLKNATLITKNVQSAAPNYQFYNTVAAQDLPKNSQANITINFNGSTMHYIDAWIDYNKNNAFDTGESIGYYDRINDPNMNMNVTSKTFSFTVPASAQNGTTRLRVRVVEDDDVFFSNPALPVTICQQYANGETLDFNVTISNALSTESFDKNTLSVFPNPVSDLLTITNDNAAIDMVSISNALGQTKTVKTAITDKSVIVDCSNLSSGIYFLSVQSEGKVFTQKVVKN comes from the coding sequence ATGAAGAAAATTACTTTATTATTACTGTTAACTTCCTTTACTTTTTCTTTTGCGCAAACAGCAAGTCCAAGTCCTTATTGTGCTTCTAATTATTCCAATGAGCCTTTTGCTTTACCCGATTATTTTATAACATCAGTTGTTTTGAAAAACGCAACATTAATTACTAAAAATGTCCAAAGTGCAGCTCCAAACTATCAATTTTACAATACTGTTGCCGCACAGGATCTGCCTAAAAATTCCCAGGCAAACATTACTATCAACTTTAACGGATCAACTATGCATTATATTGATGCCTGGATTGATTACAACAAAAACAATGCATTTGATACAGGAGAAAGTATTGGTTATTATGACCGGATAAACGATCCTAATATGAACATGAATGTGACCAGTAAAACATTTTCTTTTACAGTACCGGCAAGTGCACAAAACGGTACAACAAGATTGAGAGTAAGAGTAGTGGAAGATGACGATGTGTTTTTTTCAAATCCTGCATTGCCGGTAACTATTTGCCAGCAATATGCCAATGGGGAAACATTAGATTTTAATGTAACAATATCCAATGCTTTGAGTACTGAATCTTTTGATAAAAATACTCTTTCCGTTTTTCCGAATCCGGTTTCAGACTTGTTAACAATCACTAATGATAACGCTGCTATTGACATGGTTTCCATTTCAAACGCATTAGGGCAAACGAAAACGGTTAAAACTGCCATTACAGATAAATCCGTTATCGTAGATTGCTCGAATCTTTCTTCTGGAATATATTTTTTAAGCGTTCAATCCGAAGGGAAAGTATTCACTCAAAAAGTGGTTAAGAACTAG
- a CDS encoding DUF2007 domain-containing protein: protein MNEFITIAVFDYPHEITVLKHLLDQSRIQYFFENETMMNIVPMYSQALGGIKLKVHPNDLETVREILKKLNDDTNLKIV from the coding sequence ATGAACGAATTTATAACGATTGCCGTTTTTGATTATCCGCACGAGATTACCGTGCTGAAACACTTATTGGACCAAAGCCGGATCCAGTACTTTTTTGAAAATGAGACAATGATGAATATCGTACCGATGTATTCTCAGGCTTTGGGAGGAATCAAACTGAAGGTGCATCCGAATGATCTGGAAACAGTTCGGGAAATCCTGAAAAAATTAAATGATGATACAAATTTAAAAATTGTTTAA
- a CDS encoding transcriptional regulator, which yields MKHLKAMGLLLMVVFISCEKKNNSTTQLEINKRTTSTDENRYYDSLFSWYKKKDYARLGKEIKEPAEESKEKTAVLNLYKGYVYLHQSRFDSAQVFFNKALQGLNTKLLQREMYYGLKGAAESFSKMGKFDAAINLQYKALDFLEKSDLTDKNRLYYSTIGNLGINFFLNQDYNKSELYGDKALAYFAKVKDSLNLAYFESAKAVMLFQDDKFEASVQLAKHSLELRKKLKDISGQAESNNNIAIAYMGLKNWDLALEYLYTSEKLFLSGGNNKEVPITIMHNIAHCLKEKNNIDGALAKYELAYKIAQSKKMQNESRISLQQLSKLERIKGNYKEALVYYMKYSKTKDTLFNIQKEKAIQDVSTKYETKQKEEKIKLLQKDKQLAQNQRWMYVVTILFLIITGSIAVAYFVFRSRKNQELFLVDKKLHESEIERLKIEMELKRKALDNFTDKLLTKSEIINELEQKLNSFNVDHDDAIHSRNIGELSKMKILTEEDWFLFKEYFDKVYPGFIPHIRKKHNNLTPGELRMLLLIKLNLDSFEVASILGISAESVKKGRYRLKKKLELIDEDLNAHIQSLSF from the coding sequence GTGAAACATTTAAAAGCCATGGGGCTACTTCTTATGGTAGTATTCATTTCTTGTGAAAAGAAAAATAATAGCACCACGCAATTGGAAATAAATAAAAGAACGACCAGTACGGATGAAAACCGGTATTATGATTCTTTGTTTTCATGGTATAAAAAAAAGGATTATGCCCGGCTTGGAAAAGAAATAAAAGAACCCGCTGAGGAGTCTAAAGAAAAAACAGCTGTTCTTAATTTGTACAAAGGATATGTTTACCTGCATCAATCCAGATTTGACTCGGCACAAGTGTTTTTCAATAAAGCGTTACAGGGTTTAAATACAAAGCTATTACAAAGGGAAATGTATTATGGACTAAAGGGCGCCGCGGAATCCTTTTCAAAAATGGGAAAATTTGATGCTGCCATAAACCTTCAGTATAAAGCGCTTGATTTTTTAGAAAAAAGCGATTTAACCGATAAAAACAGACTGTATTACAGTACTATTGGTAATTTGGGAATCAATTTTTTTCTAAATCAGGATTATAATAAATCGGAATTATATGGCGACAAGGCTCTTGCTTATTTTGCAAAGGTAAAAGACAGTTTGAATCTTGCTTATTTTGAATCTGCTAAAGCGGTAATGTTATTTCAGGATGATAAATTTGAAGCATCTGTCCAACTGGCAAAACATTCGCTGGAATTAAGGAAAAAATTAAAGGATATATCCGGACAGGCTGAATCCAACAATAATATCGCAATTGCCTATATGGGTCTGAAAAATTGGGATCTGGCTTTGGAATATCTCTATACTTCAGAAAAACTCTTTCTTTCGGGAGGCAATAACAAGGAAGTACCTATTACGATAATGCATAATATCGCACATTGTTTAAAGGAAAAGAATAATATTGATGGCGCCCTAGCAAAATATGAGTTGGCTTATAAAATTGCACAATCTAAAAAAATGCAGAATGAATCCAGAATCTCATTACAACAGTTGTCCAAACTAGAAAGAATTAAAGGGAATTATAAAGAAGCTTTGGTGTACTATATGAAGTATAGCAAAACAAAGGATACGCTGTTTAATATTCAAAAAGAAAAAGCAATTCAGGATGTTTCGACCAAATATGAAACCAAACAAAAAGAAGAAAAGATAAAACTGCTTCAAAAAGACAAACAGCTTGCCCAAAACCAACGCTGGATGTATGTGGTTACGATTTTATTTTTAATTATAACGGGATCGATTGCTGTTGCTTATTTCGTTTTTAGAAGCCGTAAGAATCAAGAACTGTTCCTTGTGGATAAGAAGCTTCACGAATCGGAAATCGAACGGCTTAAAATAGAAATGGAACTAAAACGAAAAGCGCTGGATAATTTCACAGATAAACTGCTTACAAAATCGGAAATTATTAATGAATTGGAACAGAAACTGAATAGTTTTAATGTAGACCATGACGATGCAATCCATTCCAGAAATATCGGAGAATTAAGCAAAATGAAAATCTTAACAGAGGAAGACTGGTTTTTGTTCAAGGAATACTTTGACAAGGTTTACCCGGGATTTATACCGCATATCCGAAAAAAGCACAATAACTTAACTCCTGGTGAATTGCGGATGCTATTGCTGATCAAACTGAATTTAGATTCTTTTGAAGTAGCGTCCATTCTTGGTATATCGGCAGAGAGCGTTAAAAAAGGACGTTACCGCTTAAAAAAGAAATTAGAACTCATTGATGAAGATCTAAACGCTCATATACAGAGCCTGTCTTTTTAA
- the folB gene encoding dihydroneopterin aldolase → MGIIKLKNIRTFSFHGCLVEESKIGSDYSVDLEIKTDLRKSSETDELEDTVDYVHLNRIVREEMAIRSKLLEHVTKRIIVRIFKEIPAVSRIIVAVSKLNPPIGGDVEAVTIQMEEYRS, encoded by the coding sequence ATGGGAATTATTAAGCTGAAAAACATCAGAACATTTTCTTTTCACGGTTGTTTGGTAGAAGAAAGTAAAATAGGTTCTGATTATAGTGTTGATTTAGAAATAAAAACAGATTTAAGAAAATCATCGGAAACAGATGAGTTGGAAGACACCGTTGATTATGTTCATTTAAACCGTATCGTTCGTGAAGAAATGGCTATCCGTTCGAAATTATTAGAACATGTTACGAAGCGTATTATTGTAAGAATTTTTAAAGAAATTCCTGCTGTTTCCAGAATAATTGTAGCCGTTTCCAAGCTAAATCCGCCTATTGGTGGCGATGTGGAAGCCGTAACGATACAAATGGAAGAATACAGAAGTTAA
- a CDS encoding LysE family translocator: MIDDILTGIPLGFFLSFMIGPVFFVLLETSITKGFRAAMSFDVGVILGDIVFIAIAYFSSVRLIQSIKDDPALFLFGGILMFTYGMITFFKLRRKSKTIDEDEEVVELIKKDYLSLFLKGFLLNFINIGVLGFWLAIIITFGPKLDMEAGRMLTFFSAVIGSYFITDIGKIMLAKQLRKKLTPTNIIRVKKFSSVLLMVFGMVLMIQGWFPKEKEFVKNTLEKIEEKK, encoded by the coding sequence ATGATTGATGATATTCTTACCGGTATTCCGTTAGGATTCTTTTTAAGTTTCATGATTGGACCCGTATTCTTTGTTCTTCTGGAAACCAGTATCACTAAAGGGTTTCGTGCCGCTATGTCTTTTGATGTGGGGGTAATTCTGGGAGACATTGTTTTTATTGCTATTGCATATTTTAGTAGTGTCCGCTTAATCCAGAGTATCAAAGATGATCCGGCATTATTTCTTTTCGGGGGCATCCTGATGTTTACTTATGGTATGATTACTTTCTTTAAACTGCGAAGAAAAAGTAAAACCATAGATGAAGATGAGGAAGTGGTTGAATTGATTAAAAAAGATTACCTGAGCCTCTTTCTAAAAGGCTTTTTATTAAACTTTATTAATATTGGCGTACTTGGTTTTTGGCTGGCTATCATTATTACTTTCGGGCCAAAACTGGACATGGAAGCCGGCAGAATGCTTACTTTTTTTAGTGCTGTAATCGGTTCTTATTTTATTACCGATATCGGTAAAATCATGCTGGCAAAACAATTGCGCAAAAAATTAACACCAACGAACATTATCCGGGTTAAAAAATTCAGCAGTGTTTTATTAATGGTCTTCGGGATGGTTTTAATGATTCAGGGATGGTTTCCTAAAGAAAAAGAGTTTGTAAAAAATACCTTAGAAAAAATAGAAGAAAAAAAGTAA
- the rnr gene encoding ribonuclease R, with protein sequence MSKKHKKLGKTGKDFSGKIFKILSKDPNKTFNYKQIASVLELNDTQSRNEIIKELKYLASKEKIEEIDRGKYRVISKADYFEGIIDMTSRKTAYFVAAELEDDVFIPTNNLNHALDGDKVKVYIYNRRKGRRPEGEVVEIVERKKTDFVGVIDIQKNFAFVATANPKMYTDIFIPKDKIGEAQDGDVVLVHIEDWPAKADSPFGTVTKVLGKPGEHNTEIHAILAEYGLPYDFPVEVEVYAQKLDTSIQESEILKRRDMRDTLTFTIDPKDAKDFDDALSFKKLPNGNYEIGIHIADVSHYVQEGTILDEEAYKRATSVYLVDRVVPMLPEVLSNFACSLRPHEEKYTFSAVFELNEKAELVNQWFGRTVTYSDQRFAYEEAQQIIETKGNVIPAEISLTGNEYIVDSPIVEATLKLDELAKILRRKRLNNGAISFDKVEVKFHLNENAEPTGVYFKVAKDANHLIEEFMLLANRKVAEFIGKQKKTFVYRIHDEPDEDKLINLQTVISKFGYSINFKSKDSISKSLNTLLEDVQGKKEQNLVDTLAIRSMSKAVYSTENIGHYGLAFDYYSHFTSPIRRYPDVMAHRLLQHYLDGGASADAEVYEEKCVHSSSMEGLAANAERDSIKYMQVKYMQDHKDEEFLGVISGVTEWGIYVEIIENKCEGMVRIREIRDDYYTFDEKQYALVGEISHNILQLGDEVIVKVKNADLVKKQLDFHFIKKRE encoded by the coding sequence ATGAGTAAGAAACACAAAAAGTTAGGAAAGACAGGGAAAGATTTTTCTGGTAAAATTTTTAAAATCCTGTCCAAAGATCCTAATAAAACATTCAACTATAAACAAATAGCTTCTGTTTTAGAATTGAATGACACCCAAAGTCGCAACGAAATCATCAAAGAATTAAAATACCTGGCCTCCAAAGAAAAGATTGAAGAAATAGATCGCGGAAAGTACCGCGTGATCTCCAAAGCCGATTATTTCGAAGGAATCATTGATATGACCAGTCGTAAAACAGCCTATTTTGTGGCTGCCGAATTAGAAGATGATGTTTTTATCCCGACCAACAATTTAAACCATGCGCTTGACGGCGACAAGGTAAAAGTATATATCTACAACAGAAGAAAGGGCAGAAGACCGGAAGGAGAAGTTGTTGAAATTGTAGAAAGAAAGAAAACGGATTTTGTGGGTGTTATTGACATTCAGAAAAACTTTGCATTTGTAGCTACCGCCAATCCGAAAATGTACACGGATATTTTTATCCCAAAAGACAAAATAGGAGAGGCACAGGATGGCGATGTGGTATTGGTGCACATTGAAGACTGGCCGGCAAAAGCCGATAGTCCTTTTGGAACGGTTACCAAAGTTTTAGGAAAACCGGGTGAGCACAATACTGAAATTCACGCTATTCTGGCCGAATACGGCCTGCCGTATGATTTCCCGGTAGAAGTGGAAGTCTATGCACAAAAACTGGATACTTCCATTCAGGAAAGTGAAATCCTGAAACGCCGTGACATGCGCGATACGCTTACGTTCACGATTGACCCGAAAGATGCGAAAGATTTTGACGATGCTTTATCGTTTAAAAAACTTCCGAACGGCAATTACGAAATCGGAATCCACATAGCCGACGTTTCCCATTATGTACAGGAAGGAACAATCCTGGACGAAGAGGCCTATAAAAGAGCCACATCGGTTTATTTAGTGGACAGGGTAGTGCCAATGCTTCCGGAAGTATTGTCTAATTTTGCCTGTTCTTTGCGTCCGCATGAAGAAAAGTACACTTTCTCGGCCGTTTTTGAACTGAATGAAAAAGCAGAATTAGTAAACCAGTGGTTCGGAAGAACGGTAACCTATTCCGATCAGCGATTTGCCTATGAAGAGGCACAACAGATCATTGAAACAAAAGGAAATGTTATTCCTGCCGAAATTTCCTTAACCGGAAATGAATATATAGTAGATAGCCCTATAGTGGAAGCCACGTTAAAACTGGATGAACTGGCAAAAATTCTAAGACGCAAAAGACTGAATAACGGTGCGATTTCATTTGATAAAGTGGAAGTGAAATTCCATTTAAATGAAAATGCAGAGCCAACAGGCGTTTATTTTAAGGTCGCTAAAGACGCTAATCACCTGATTGAGGAGTTCATGTTGCTTGCCAACAGAAAAGTGGCGGAATTCATCGGAAAACAAAAGAAAACATTTGTGTACCGTATCCACGATGAACCGGATGAAGATAAATTAATCAACCTGCAAACGGTGATTTCAAAATTCGGTTATTCCATCAATTTTAAATCCAAGGACAGTATTTCAAAATCACTGAATACTTTACTGGAGGATGTTCAGGGTAAAAAAGAACAAAACCTGGTCGATACACTTGCTATCCGCAGTATGAGTAAAGCGGTTTATTCTACTGAAAACATAGGCCATTACGGTTTGGCATTCGATTATTATTCCCATTTTACCTCACCAATTCGTCGTTATCCCGATGTTATGGCACATCGTTTGCTACAGCATTATCTCGATGGCGGAGCTTCGGCAGATGCAGAAGTGTATGAAGAAAAATGTGTTCATTCTTCATCCATGGAAGGCCTTGCGGCAAACGCAGAGCGTGACAGCATCAAATACATGCAGGTAAAATACATGCAGGATCACAAAGACGAAGAGTTTTTGGGTGTTATTTCCGGTGTGACAGAATGGGGAATTTATGTAGAAATCATTGAGAATAAATGCGAAGGAATGGTTCGCATCAGAGAAATTCGGGATGATTATTACACTTTCGATGAGAAGCAATATGCTTTAGTTGGAGAAATTTCTCATAATATTTTACAATTAGGAGACGAAGTTATCGTTAAAGTGAAAAATGCCGATCTGGTTAAAAAACAATTGGATTTTCATTTTATTAAAAAGAGAGAGTAG
- a CDS encoding head GIN domain-containing protein — translation MIKTNLKNNFMLVALLIVAQLGFAQVNKNVGDFTTVKVFDKISAQLVPSSESKIEIKGEGAEKVEVVNKNGDLKIRMPLDKFLKGEDITVIIHFKNIESIEASEGAYVSSEATLKGVDFTVNANKGGQIKVILDVKKAGVRATTGGVVKLSGKAQNQDIVINSGGIVNAKTFETSQTTVAVNAGGEADVFATDLVDAKTRAGGDITVYGNPKKVNQKTFAGGSIDIIKK, via the coding sequence ATGATAAAAACAAATCTGAAAAACAATTTCATGCTGGTAGCATTGCTTATTGTCGCGCAATTGGGTTTTGCCCAGGTAAATAAAAATGTTGGTGATTTTACAACCGTAAAAGTATTCGATAAAATTTCAGCGCAATTGGTTCCTTCATCAGAAAGCAAAATTGAGATTAAAGGGGAAGGCGCCGAAAAAGTGGAAGTGGTGAACAAAAACGGGGATTTGAAAATCCGTATGCCACTGGATAAATTCCTGAAAGGTGAAGATATAACCGTTATTATACATTTCAAAAATATTGAAAGCATTGAAGCCAGTGAAGGTGCTTATGTTTCCAGTGAAGCAACCCTGAAAGGTGTTGACTTTACCGTAAATGCCAACAAAGGCGGACAGATAAAGGTGATCCTTGATGTTAAAAAAGCCGGTGTTCGTGCTACAACAGGTGGTGTTGTAAAATTGAGCGGTAAGGCACAAAATCAGGATATTGTGATTAATTCCGGAGGTATTGTAAATGCTAAAACTTTTGAAACATCTCAAACTACTGTTGCGGTAAACGCCGGTGGTGAAGCAGATGTTTTTGCAACGGATCTGGTGGATGCCAAAACCAGAGCAGGCGGGGATATCACCGTTTACGGAAATCCTAAAAAAGTAAATCAAAAAACTTTTGCCGGAGGAAGCATTGATATCATCAAAAAATAA
- a CDS encoding DUF1294 domain-containing protein, with the protein MSPLLCFLLVINGITLFTFGLDKWLAVNRKSRIAERTLLLLAFFGGTMGALSGILLFRHKIAKGSFLWKFAVVFAIQVIILYLLLPYFSSPDQVSDR; encoded by the coding sequence ATGTCCCCATTATTATGTTTTCTTCTGGTAATTAACGGTATAACGTTATTTACTTTCGGATTAGACAAATGGCTGGCTGTTAATCGCAAAAGCAGAATTGCTGAAAGAACGCTTTTACTACTCGCCTTTTTTGGCGGTACGATGGGTGCCTTATCCGGAATACTGCTGTTTCGTCACAAAATTGCAAAAGGTTCCTTTTTATGGAAATTTGCAGTGGTATTTGCTATCCAGGTCATCATTTTATACCTGCTGCTACCGTATTTTTCCAGTCCGGATCAGGTTTCTGACCGGTAG